DNA from Sorex araneus isolate mSorAra2 chromosome 6, mSorAra2.pri, whole genome shotgun sequence:
CTCGGGAGCCAGTTTCCTGCCCGTCAGGACCGAGTGGCCCCACTGGGACACAGcccccgtacacacacacatacgcactctCAGGCACACTCGCCCGCACAacgcccccccacaccctcttCACGCTCGCACTCACGGACATACAGACGCACCCgatccctcttcctctccccgcACCAGCTGCTGGCCCCACTGCTTGGgggctgctgccccctgctggcccctgcgGGAGCTGCGTCAGGGAGAAACCGGGGCTCCCCTCCGCGGGGGCCCCGACACACAGCAGTTCAGGGGAGCGCAGGCTGGGCCGGCTTTTCTGCTTGGAGCCCCAGAGGGGCCGCCACGAAACCGGCAGCTTAAGCCCACACAAatcggggccagagaggcagcagcGGGTTATGTCCCCGCGTGCGGGGCGGACCCcttgcaatccctggcaccccagagggtcccggCACACCGGGCCCGGCATGGCCATATCCAGACGGGACCCTTCAGACTGCTTGCCCAAGTGTCCCTGGGGGCTTCGAGCCCCCCACCCAGCATTGCTTGGATGACCCCCTaccgctgcccccagcccccccaccacaaAACAGGGCTCAGCACCCAGAGTTCACTTGTCCTTGTGAgtgagcactgggcagggagAAGCAGCTGGGGGGGTCCCACACCAGCCTCAGGCCGGCCGCTGTCCTTGGAGGTGAAGCAGCTGGACCCCCGGGAAGCAGAGGCCGAGGAAGCCGCGAGAGTAATAAACTGGCGGGCTCGAGCGCCCACGTGGCCGCGGGCACCTTCAATGCAAATGTCTGTGTGACCGCCGGAAGGAGGTGCAGAGCAGACCCCATTCCTCTGGGCTTCCTTTAGGAGCCCCCAGGGCGCGTGGGACCCCGCCCTCAGACCCGCCGGGCCAACGGCACGGAGCAAGGCTCAGTGTCTGTGGAGTGGACCCTAACTCAACCCTCCGGGCCACTCCCAAGGTCAGTTCAAGTCAGCAACCGAAGGAGgtcgggcagcggggagggcgctggcctcgcacCCGACTGACCGGGCCCGATCCCCAACAAACCCACAGGTcctccgagcacccccaggagtgatccctgagcgcagagccaggaggcagccctgagcacgctaggcggggcccccaaacaaaacccaaacaaaacaaaccccgcAACCAAAGCCGCTGGCACATTGGCAAGGCAGGAGGCGGAGGTGTGGCCGGGACGCTGGGTTCCGAGAAGCCGAGTGAGGAGGCCGTGTCACGTAGCCCAGGCTCCAGAGAGAACGTCAGCCCAGCAGACAGAGCACCGAACCCCGAGGGGCCCGGGGGAGCGTGAGCCCATCCTAAACGTGTGTCCCCCCCGACACAGAATGCCAGCGCCAGGGCCGGGCTCCGAGGGGGGCGCGAGGGAAGAGCAGAAACAGCCGTCAGGGCAGTGCGCCACGACACACGCCCCACACAGACCGACACTGGCAAGGACACCGTTGGAACGGTTGAAACGGCACCAACGGGATGGGCCTGATAAGACTCACAGAACCCCACCCGCCACCACCAGAACACGCCGCTTTGGATCATTCGCCAAGAGAGTCCACGGGCCGCGGGGAGACACATCCCAGcacgctggaggaagggaggTCAGGCCGGGCGGGcgccctgcgtgcagagccgaTCAGGACCAGGAAACCAAGGGCCCGAGACACCTGCCAGCCCCGGCCGGCCCCCCGCGGCGTGCGAGGGTCTCAGCAGGAGTCGGGGGCACACACTGCACAGCCCTGGTCCTTACAAGCCCGTCAGCCCCGTCCCGGGTCAGCCACGCAGCGCTTACTCGTACCTGTCTGGCTAGAGCCTTACTGGGGTTTTTACCGGGGGGATCTTCCaagccgcgcccgcgccccccggggtcactcccagtgatacttgccCTGAGAATTGGTTTTGTGTGTGAGTCGCACGGGCGGTGTCCAGAGCTTCCCCCTGGCAGCGCCCTGGGAGCGTGgcgctgggggtcgaacccgggcccCCACGTGCGAGCCAagtgccctcctggctgtgctcgcaTGTTTTGTTTGGAACCGAGCAGGTTCCTGTGTCCGCGACGCCCACGGCGCCCCCGTTTCCCACGTGCCTCGCTGCCCGGGATTGGCAGCCCTGGCGCGGGCCCAGGAGATAAGGGCCAGGCAGGcgagggcgcggggaggggcaggcctTTCGcctggtttgtttggtttgtttgttgtgTTTGCTGGTGCCCTGCCAGCCCCCAGAGCAGCCACACCTCTGGCCCTTTGATCTGCTCGCCCCGAACTAACCCCGAGTCCCCCGGAGCCGTGGGACCCAGGCCGGGGGGAGGTGGCACTTTGGGGAACTAGAAAGAGACGCAGCTTAGCCGAGTTGATGATCCTTGGGAGGTCAGagatggggcggggcgggcaaGACGCAGGGAGGGGCCCTCCGAGACCCCAGGCCTGGGCCTGTCCCCGTGGCCAGGGTATTTCCACTCTGCTGAGATGAGAATGGAAAGAAGCTAGGCTGGCCCCACGTGGGATCCGGCCCTTCATTCACtttcggttttggggccacatgtaggggtgctcagggcttcctccacgctctgtgctcagggctcacacctgggggtgctcagggctgactcctggctctgtgctcagggatgactcccggctctgtgctcagggctgaatcctggctctgtgctcagggctgactcctggctctgtgctcagggatgactcccggctctgtgctcagggctgactcctggctctgtgctcagggctgactccaggctctgtgctcagggctgactcctggctctgtgctcagggctgactcctggctctgtgctcagggctcactcctggcagggctctggggtctattaaaaaaaaaaaagatcaatgcCTCAAAGAACCAAAACTCTATCAATAGCAAACAGGCCATTTGAACAGTCCTCTAATCAACAAAATCACTGAACATGTTCTTAAGAATTCCCCCAGAAAGAAACCTCCAGGCTCAGTTTGACTGGAGAAGGTGGGCAGCCAGTCACCTGAAGGAGAACTAGCGCCAAAGCACGAGAGGAAGCAGCACTTCTCGGCTCACTGTTTAAGGCTGCTATTCCCACGATATCAGAAACTGGCCCCAAAatatgtaaaaacaaacaaaaaaatcaacacacCAATATCTCTtacggtcttttttttttttttggttttggggtcacacccagcgatgctcaggggtcactcctggctctgcactcaggaattactcctggccgtgctcaggggatcatatgggatgctgggaatcgaacccgggtcggccgcgtgcaaggcaaatgccctccccgctgtgctatcgctccagcccctctcttatgCTCTTAATGCAAAAAATCGCCACAAAATATTAGCAGACAAATCCAACACTGcatataaaatgatttatacACCCTCACCAGTGAAATGTATTCTAGGCATGGAAGTGttgtcacagacacacacacacagacacacacacaatgaatcCAGGCAACCCACCATatcacccagagaaagaaaaatcgtctgggccttggggctggagtgatagcacagcggggagggtgtttgccttgcatgcagccaacccgggttcgatccccggcaccccatatggttccctgagcaccgccaggagtgattcctgagtgcagagccaggaggaacccctgagcatcaccaggtgtgacccaaaatcaaaaccaaaatcataTGGTCCTATCAATGAGTACAGAAAAATCACCTGTCAGATTTCAGGACACGTTGTGAACTTTTGAAACTGCAGcaacggggggggggcgggggggggcggggatgaaGGAAGCGGTGCTTCACTTGCAtcttttgttcgtttgtttggctttctgggtcacacccagggaggctcaggggttccgcctggctctgcactcaagaattacccctggtggtgctcagggaaccttacgggatgctggggattgaaccccggtttggtcacgtgtaaggcaaacgccctccccactgtgctatcgctccagggccccgtttttttttttttaaacctgcagATAACATCATACTTAATGTGAAAAACACACGCAGGACCCTCCCATCAGGAACAAGGCGGGGGTGGGTCCGGGCGACACTCCTGCTCAACCCTGAGTTGGAAGTTCTGGCCAAAGCAGCAACGCAAGGGCAAAAAGCGCACAGATGAGAAAATAGAACTGTGTGTGATGGCAGATGACTGATGGCTTCCAGAGACAAGCGAAAAGaatcttaaacacacacacacacacacacacacgcatacacactccTGATccaacaatttattttcttcttcagggGAAAAAATTAATCACATCACTATATATTAACAGAGAACATGAAGAAAccaaaagtcaaaatatttgtcccaggaccagagcaatagtatagcagggagggcactggccttgcacacggccgacccaggtttgatccctggcccatAAATCGTCCCGTGAGCCCGGCCAGGCGTgaaccctaaacacagagccatgaagaagccctgagcacccctggatgtggcccccaaaacaaaataaataaataatttgtaccTGGGTACGGCCCTTATAAAAAAATCATGCacatattacataaaaattaaaaatagataaaattatagtCCCCTTTAAAAGAATCaccccaaagaaaatatttatgtctTTGTTTAACTAAGTGCTGACTCTGTGtgctaaaaattactttttttaaaaaaaatgatgaaagctttcaacaaaaaacaaatacatggaGAAGTCTCTTGTGCTCAGAGGTTGGACGAGTCCCCAGAGCCAATGACTCTCCCACCGTTGCTGCAGAGTTGGAGGCAGTTCCCATCCAAGTCCAACAAAGCTGTTTCTCAGAGACATTCGTGAGCTCACTTTCCAGCGAATGCCAGCCCTGGTGCAGCCGGGGGACTCGGGACAAGGACTGACGCGCCACCATACTCAGGCCTAGTTACCATGGAAAGGGGCGGCAGGGACAGAAACACGGGCCAGAGGCACAGACCAGGGGAGCCGAGAGACGGAGCTGCAAGGGATGGCTCTTCCGTGACAAATGCAGGGGTGCCACCAGGCACAGTAGGAAACACAGACACCctaaacttaggggctggagcagtaatacagccggccttgcatgtggccgacccgggttaggtcctgggtgcagagccaggagtatcccctgacactgggtgtggcccaaaacacacaaaaaagcaatTGAAAAGAATGCCTAAActtggggcccgagtgatagcacagcagggagggtgtttgccttgcacgaggctgacccgggttcaatccccggcatcccatatggttccccaagcaccaccaggagtaattcctgagtgcagagccaggagtaacccctgagcatcgctgggtgtggaaaAAAGAATGCCTAAACTTAAAACCCACTAAGAGGTGACCCCAAAATGTGTTCTAGACAAATGTGCAATAGAAATGATGCCGCCTGCAAGACAAGAGAGAGGAGAACACCTGGGGGCCCAATGTGTGGCGCTGGGGGAGTCTTAGCATTAACGTCCACAGGAgcccgagcgatagtacagtggggagggcatttgccttgcacgcagccgaccggggttcgaacccggcatcccctagggtaaTCCCATACtaccgccagggagtaattcctgagtgcggagccaggagtaacccctgagcattgcaggggtgACGCGCGCCCCTGcaaaagaaaaaccccaaaaaGTGACATCCACAAAAGGAGGCATCTCACCAAAAGATAAAGCGGTGGGAGGCTTGCCCTGACCACCCGTGCCCTGTCCTCACCCTCCTGAGAAGGAATCGGGAGCCCAGGGAGGGCGGCAGGGGGAGGGCCGGCAGCGGGAGGGTCGGCAGGGGACGGTCAGCAGAGGGAGGGTCAGCAGAGGGGGCTCCGGCTCTGTGCACGGGCGCGGGCCCCTGGGCCAACAGGCAGTGCCACGCCGCGGTGTCCAGTCCGCACGCACAGCCCAGCGCGGCCCGGTCACCCTGGGTGGCCACGCGCCCAGGTAAGGCGATCACGCGGACACTCGCAAACTGGGAGACTTCCCGGCCCCGAGGAAAGGCCCACCCCTCCCGGCAACAGCTCGGCCAATGAGAAACGCAGCCGCGCGGCCAATGAGGGCGCCTGGCCGCCACGCCCCCTTCCTACGAAGGCCGCTGGACCTGCGGCCCGgagcggccgccccgcccccccccccccccggcccacgTGGCCTTCTGGCACGCTCCGGCCTTGCTACCCGGCCACCTTTCGGGTACGCGGGGACAGTCACTGCTGCCAGCACCACTGCCCGGTACGCAGGTGCCCCACAACGTGGCTTGAGTACTTGACAATGACTTTTTCAATCTTAAATCTTCATCGATCTGAAAATTTCGCGTTTGGGGCCACAacgggctgtgcccaggggtcactcctggcgggctcgggggccaCACAGGGTGCGTGAGGTCGGATTCGGGtgcggcgcgtgcaaggcaagtgccctgcccgctgcgccATCTCTCCGGTCCCCACAAACCCTACTGCACTGACACCGGCGcagggacgggtgttgggacgttgtatcactgaaacccgaTCACGAACAACTTCGTgactgtgtgtgtcactgtgattcaataaaaatcaatttgtttttaaaatcctATCAAAGGCAACGTGGGCCCCTGCGATGTCCGTGAGGCGTTGATCATCTAGCATCTCTACAGTCACTGGCAATGGGTATGCTACGGCGTCCGTAGTGCCACCGTCCTCGGGAAGGCGGGGAGCCCCTCCAGCCAGGACCCCTTGCAAGAGCCTCCGGCCCGGAGGGGGGGGGAAAGGGAAAAGGGGAGATGTGCGCAGGCGCATTAGCCATCCCGCGCACGGGCGGAAACGGCTACAGTCGGGCTCGGAGCGCGCGCGCGAGCTCGCGGCTTCTCGCGAGACTCGGGGAGCTCGGAAGCGACGGTCTCCCGGGCCCCGCCTGCAGGGAGCCGGTCCCGCCGCGCCCGCCCATCGCCATGGATCCGTTCCTGGTGCTGCTGCACTCGCTGTCGGCCAAGCTGGCGAGCGAAGAGCTGACGCAGCTCAAGTTCCTCTGCCAGGACCGCGTGGGCAAGAGGAAGCTGGAGCGCATGCAGAGCGGCCTGGACCTCTTCTCGGTGCTGCTGGAGCAGAGCGCGCTGAGCCGCGAGCGCACCGAGCTGCTGCGGCACCTGCTCTCGTCCCTGCGGCGCGAGGACCTGCTGCAGCTCCTGGACGCTTTCGAGGCGGGCGCGGCGGCAGAGACTGCGCCCGAGCAGAGAGGTGGGCGCGAGGGCGGGGCCGCCGgaccggggcggggccggggcggggcctgtgggggcggggcaggtggaCGGGGCATTAGGGGTGGGGCTAGAGTCCGGGGCGGGCAGGTAGGCGGGGcctccgggccgggccggggcaggtgggcggggcAGGCGGACGGGGCCCTAGAGTCCGGGGCGGGCAGATGGGCGGGGCCTAGAGTCAGGGGCGGGGCCTCCTggagcggggcggggtggggtctcGAGCCGGTGGCCGCAGAGTTTGGGGGCGGGGTAGGTGGGCGTGGCCTCGAGTCCCGCGTGCGCGACAGGTGGGCGGGgccaaggtggggctggagctaggTGAGGTGGGCGGGCCGGGAGCCGGCTGTGGGGGTGACAGCCTGGAGGAAGAAGAGCCGCAGGTGGGAGGGGTCCAGGTTCCAGAACCCTAATTTTAGCCCCTGCACAGTGTGTGGATTTCCTTTAAGCCCTGTAGACGCGTGACGCGTTCACTTACAGATGGGGGAGTCACCCGCATCCGGCACCCCAGCCTCTGCGTTTCCTCCCGGCAAAGGGGTAAAGCCCTCGTCTGGGCCGGAGGGAGAGATGGGCTGGGAGAGTTAGCTcaggtgtgtgcgtgcgtgtgtgttcaGTCCCAGGGAGACAGCCTCAGGCTTCCGCTGTCCATGGCAATGGACATacgtgtatacatatgtgtgtacacggTGCTAGCAAATAGATCAGTGTCGGACACTCCCGTACATGCACGTTTGCGCGCTCATCCGTGTACACGGGGCTGTGTGGACGGTAGGTCAGGACGTCCTGTTCCCCGGGCTCCTGGCCGCCCGTGGATGGAGCCCTCACCTCCCAGTCGGTGGCCTGGGCCAGTGCcacggtgctgggggtggggctgatgAGGGTCTCCCTTAGTGGCTCAGAAGGGGTCTCCGGAGGGTCGcagccccaggctctgccatcgtCCAGCTCCCGACCTCAGGCGTCACCTCCTCtgcccacacacccacatactgtcacactcatgcacacacaaactcacatagGCTCACACACGCACTTACACTCTCACACCCACAGGCGCACTCTCacacgcattcacacacacagaagcagacacacacacactcatataggcacacacactcacacactcacacaggcacacacacaggcacactgtCACTCATGCTCTCACAcgtgcacagacacatacagaaacacacacactcagacatgcacactgtcacattcacacacacgctcacacgcaCACATTACCCCTGTTCCCTCCGCACGGGGCCCTGGCCATGGGAGTCGGCCATGGCCGGCCCGAGTGGTCCCAGCCCGAGCCCGTCCCCGGAGCCCGTCTTCCTGACGGGTCGCTTTCTGTGAACGCACCTCAGGGCCCCTGGAGCCCCAGAGGCGACAGGCGGGGAACAGCCTCGTTCCTGTCCCAgcagcccccccagcccagccccccgtCCAAGGCGGGGAGTgtccctgcagcccacccagccGCATGGCCCGGGGCGGGAGCCACTCGTGGGCTGGCGAGAGCCCCAGGCCAGGGAAACAGCCGCTTTGTCCTTCCGTCCCCAGAGCTGCACGCGGCCTTCGACATCGTCTGCACGCACGTGGGTCGGGACTGGCGGCGGCTGGCCCGGCGGCTGCAGGTGTCCGACGCCCGCATCAACGCCATCGAGGAGCGCTTTCCCCGGAACCTCCCCGAGCAGGTGAGGGAGATGCTGCGGGTGTGGAAGGACGCCAGGAAGGGGACCGCGACCGTGGCCCAGCTGGTGGCTGCACTCCGGACCTGCCAGATGAACCTGGTGGCCGACTTCGTGGAGGCCGGCACGAAGCAGGCCACAGACACCTAGAGCTGGACCCGAGGGAGACGCCCTCGGCCCCGACCCGCACCACCGCGGGCCTCTGGCACCCGGCAGCGCCCTCGCCACAGGCTCCAGCCGCAGGAGAGCCTCACAGCTCCCTCACGCCTGGTGCTCGCCCAGGCCCCGGCCCTGGCCTGGGGCCGCCTCCAGTGGGAAGGAGCCTGAAGTTCGTATTTGCCACCACGGAGCGCGTGTGGGCGCGGAGGGAAGCCAGGTGGAGGAGCCAGCCCCCAGGAGAGTTGGGGTGCGGGCTCGTGCTCTCTGCTTGGCAGATGTCACCCCACGCTTGGCCGGAGGCCTGGACGCCGCCCCGGCCCTGCGTGAGTCCAGGCGCGGAGGGCCCTGGAGTCGGACAGTGAGGACCCGATCAGCCGGCTCAGGGGCGGCTGCACCGGCCCAACCTGCAGGAACCTTCTGGAA
Protein-coding regions in this window:
- the FADD gene encoding FAS-associated death domain protein, which encodes MDPFLVLLHSLSAKLASEELTQLKFLCQDRVGKRKLERMQSGLDLFSVLLEQSALSRERTELLRHLLSSLRREDLLQLLDAFEAGAAAETAPEQRELHAAFDIVCTHVGRDWRRLARRLQVSDARINAIEERFPRNLPEQVREMLRVWKDARKGTATVAQLVAALRTCQMNLVADFVEAGTKQATDT